A stretch of the Massilia varians genome encodes the following:
- a CDS encoding DUF2946 family protein, which produces MDDIVKQAMAKWPNVPHCYGWLALDARGNWRMRDEAAQRADAPGDKLANAALVGFINRNYAHDDKGRWYFQNGPQRVYVNLEATPFIARTDPSQGFVLQTGQALAAVEAAYLTDAGAVILQAGEIVAQLDDRDVAQVLARAELDGRPASVEAIMAWLEDDAAELALVLPGGRVRVERLAAEALQRRFGYVQAPGM; this is translated from the coding sequence ATGGACGATATCGTAAAACAGGCAATGGCCAAGTGGCCGAACGTGCCGCACTGCTACGGCTGGCTGGCCCTGGATGCGCGCGGCAACTGGCGCATGCGCGACGAGGCGGCGCAGCGCGCCGATGCTCCGGGCGACAAGCTGGCGAATGCGGCGCTGGTGGGCTTCATCAACCGTAACTACGCGCACGACGACAAGGGCCGCTGGTATTTCCAGAACGGCCCGCAACGCGTGTACGTGAACCTGGAAGCGACGCCCTTCATCGCGCGCACCGACCCGAGCCAGGGCTTCGTCCTGCAGACCGGTCAGGCGCTGGCGGCGGTGGAAGCGGCCTACCTGACCGACGCCGGCGCCGTGATCCTGCAGGCCGGCGAGATCGTCGCCCAGCTCGACGACCGCGACGTGGCCCAGGTGCTGGCGCGCGCGGAGCTCGATGGCCGGCCGGCCTCGGTGGAAGCGATCATGGCCTGGCTGGAGGACGACGCGGCCGAGCTGGCGCTGGTCTTGCCGGGCGGGCGCGTGCGCGTCGAACGGCTGGCGGCGGAAGCGCTGCAGCGCCGCTTCGGCTACGTGCAGGCGCCGGGCATGTAG
- a CDS encoding M48 family metalloprotease, whose protein sequence is MTAIALCTAAALAIAAPAEPLQKPNNLRLPTLGDTARKDLSPVLERKLGEEIMRDVRRDPAYLDDDQITEYLNNLGNTLLSSVPGARGETNADFNFFAMRDANLNAFALPGGFIGAHTGLIVAAQKESELAGVMAHEIGHVSQRHIARMIGQQKQDVLLPLASMILAALAAKASSDAAMGVLMGGQGLAVQRQLNFSREAEREADRVGFQIMGAGGFDVTGIVGFFRRLQSATKLSGDIPANLAHLSSHPLTAERITDMQARIREMPKKPRVDNLDFQLVRARARVLQDESVNGRRETKNAFNIQIKESHRQLQAGAQYGLSLLALREGNLGEAQEWLDKARATVKPKEGVFSSESNAGDGATMFAGLSVEIKLAPGQGPAMAEQAVQEADAARQRFPLSRAIARQYGEALIAAGKFEEATRFLRDQTQLYRTEPKLHDMLARTYAKQGKIALQHMALAESYALAGALPAAVAQLDLARKASDVSFYDQAVIDARERELKARQKAEKETEKDFP, encoded by the coding sequence TTGACCGCCATTGCCCTGTGCACGGCGGCCGCCCTCGCCATTGCCGCACCCGCCGAGCCGCTCCAGAAGCCGAACAACCTGCGCCTGCCGACGCTTGGCGACACCGCGCGCAAGGACCTCTCGCCCGTTCTCGAGCGCAAGCTCGGCGAAGAGATCATGCGCGACGTCCGGCGCGACCCTGCCTATCTCGACGACGACCAGATCACCGAGTACCTGAACAACCTCGGCAATACGCTGCTGTCCTCGGTGCCGGGTGCGCGCGGCGAGACCAATGCCGATTTCAACTTCTTCGCCATGCGCGACGCGAACCTGAACGCCTTCGCCCTGCCGGGCGGCTTCATCGGCGCCCATACGGGCCTGATCGTGGCGGCGCAGAAGGAGTCGGAGCTGGCCGGCGTGATGGCGCACGAGATCGGCCACGTGTCGCAGCGCCACATCGCGCGCATGATCGGCCAGCAGAAGCAGGACGTGCTGCTGCCGCTGGCCTCGATGATCCTGGCCGCGCTTGCCGCCAAGGCAAGCTCCGATGCCGCGATGGGTGTGCTGATGGGCGGGCAGGGCCTGGCCGTGCAGCGCCAGCTCAATTTCAGCCGCGAGGCCGAGCGCGAGGCCGACCGCGTGGGATTCCAGATCATGGGTGCGGGCGGCTTCGACGTTACCGGCATCGTCGGCTTCTTCCGGCGCCTGCAGAGCGCCACCAAGCTGTCGGGCGACATCCCCGCGAACCTGGCCCACCTGAGCAGCCACCCGCTGACGGCCGAACGCATCACCGACATGCAGGCGCGCATCCGCGAGATGCCGAAGAAGCCGCGCGTGGACAACCTCGACTTCCAGCTGGTGCGCGCGCGTGCCCGCGTGCTGCAGGACGAGAGCGTCAACGGCCGCCGCGAGACGAAGAACGCGTTCAACATCCAGATCAAGGAATCGCACCGCCAGCTGCAGGCCGGCGCCCAGTACGGGCTGTCGCTGCTGGCGCTGCGCGAGGGGAACCTGGGCGAGGCCCAGGAGTGGCTCGACAAGGCGCGCGCCACCGTCAAGCCGAAGGAGGGGGTGTTCTCCAGCGAATCGAACGCCGGCGACGGCGCGACGATGTTCGCCGGGCTGTCCGTCGAGATCAAGCTGGCGCCTGGCCAGGGTCCGGCGATGGCCGAGCAGGCGGTGCAGGAAGCGGATGCCGCGCGCCAGCGCTTTCCGCTGTCGCGGGCCATCGCGCGCCAGTACGGCGAGGCGCTGATCGCGGCCGGCAAGTTTGAGGAGGCCACCCGCTTCCTGCGCGACCAGACCCAGCTCTATCGCACGGAGCCGAAGCTGCACGACATGCTGGCGCGCACCTATGCCAAGCAGGGCAAGATCGCGCTGCAGCACATGGCGCTGGCCGAATCGTATGCGCTGGCGGGCGCCCTGCCGGCGGCGGTGGCGCAGCTCGACCTGGCGCGCAAGGCGAGCGACGTGTCTTTCTACGACCAGGCCGTCATCGATGCGCGCGAGCGCGAGCTGAAGGCGCGCCAGAAGGCCGAGAAGGAAACCGAGAAGGACTTCCCGTAG
- the moaC gene encoding cyclic pyranopterin monophosphate synthase MoaC yields MSTSTPSTEHLTHFDATGQAHMVDVGAKQDTHRIAVAAGTIRMKPDTLALIQSGNAKKGDVIGIARIAAIMASKRTSDLVPLCHPLPITRVAVDFEVDAGASSVHCRAQVETIGKTGVEMEALTAVQVGLLTIYDMCKAVDRGMVMTNVRVLEKHGGKSGDWTAALP; encoded by the coding sequence ATGAGCACTTCCACCCCGTCCACCGAACACCTCACCCACTTCGACGCCACCGGCCAGGCCCACATGGTCGATGTCGGCGCCAAGCAGGACACCCACCGCATCGCCGTGGCGGCCGGGACCATCCGCATGAAGCCGGACACGCTGGCGCTGATCCAGTCGGGCAATGCGAAGAAGGGCGACGTGATCGGCATTGCCCGGATTGCCGCGATCATGGCCTCCAAACGGACCAGCGACCTGGTGCCGCTGTGCCATCCGCTGCCGATCACCCGGGTGGCAGTGGATTTCGAGGTGGACGCGGGCGCCAGCAGCGTGCATTGCCGCGCCCAGGTCGAGACCATCGGCAAGACCGGGGTCGAGATGGAAGCGCTCACCGCGGTGCAGGTCGGCCTCTTGACCATCTACGACATGTGCAAGGCGGTGGATCGCGGCATGGTGATGACGAATGTGCGGGTGCTGGAAAAGCACGGCGGCAAGAGCGGCGACTGGACCGCCGCCCTGCCCTAG
- a CDS encoding MerR family transcriptional regulator, translating into MNSSENAVHQALVYRAGTAARMAGLPVETLRVWERRYQISDTRRSSHGQRLYSSEQVERLALLKQLVDQGHGIGLLASLSRQQLELMLEQHNPVHVASSAAPIRAVVVGASLPRRLVALGADAIGLDLRVRCATLAELDHQDAGGDAEVLIVEKAELDDTVLPRIEALRARAPLAVLVLYRFSSSATIRALRSAGCLVARLPADLSELSPLCRLAMHGQRIPLSHTPAPVPAPRYADDTLSMLAQTSGRLACECPRHLAEVLMTVGSFERYSAQCAVRSPEDAELHAALQRSAGQARALLEDALERLALAEGLTVVTNGAAGG; encoded by the coding sequence ATGAACTCTTCAGAAAATGCGGTTCATCAAGCGCTTGTCTATCGTGCCGGCACGGCCGCGCGCATGGCCGGCTTGCCGGTCGAGACCCTGCGCGTATGGGAGCGGCGCTACCAGATCTCGGATACCAGGCGCTCTTCGCATGGACAACGCCTGTATTCGAGCGAGCAGGTCGAGCGCCTTGCCTTGCTCAAGCAGCTGGTCGACCAGGGGCACGGTATCGGCCTGCTGGCCAGTCTGTCGCGTCAACAATTGGAGTTGATGCTGGAGCAGCACAATCCGGTGCATGTCGCGTCGTCGGCGGCGCCGATACGCGCCGTGGTCGTGGGGGCGAGCCTGCCGCGCAGGCTGGTGGCGCTCGGTGCCGACGCCATCGGGCTCGATTTGCGCGTTCGCTGCGCCACGCTGGCCGAGCTGGACCACCAGGATGCCGGCGGTGACGCCGAGGTCCTGATTGTCGAGAAGGCGGAACTGGACGATACCGTCCTGCCCCGCATCGAAGCCCTGCGCGCGCGCGCGCCGCTAGCCGTCCTGGTCTTGTACCGTTTCTCGTCGAGCGCGACGATCCGTGCCTTGCGCAGCGCCGGCTGTCTGGTGGCGCGCCTGCCTGCCGACCTGAGCGAACTCTCGCCCTTGTGCCGGCTGGCCATGCATGGACAGCGTATTCCCCTGTCGCATACGCCGGCGCCCGTGCCGGCGCCGCGCTATGCGGACGACACGCTGTCGATGCTGGCGCAAACCAGCGGGCGCCTGGCGTGCGAGTGCCCGCGCCATCTGGCCGAAGTCTTGATGACCGTCGGGAGTTTCGAACGCTACAGCGCCCAGTGCGCGGTGCGCAGCCCCGAAGACGCCGAGCTCCACGCCGCCTTGCAACGCAGCGCGGGCCAGGCCCGCGCCTTGCTGGAAGACGCCCTGGAGCGGCTGGCGCTGGCCGAAGGCCTCACCGTGGTGACGAACGGGGCGGCGGGCGGCTGA
- a CDS encoding fasciclin domain-containing protein, with translation MKRLFLAVPFALALGSVQAADIVDTAKSAGSFNTLVTAVQAAGLVDTLKGPGPFTVFAPTDAAFAKIPKAKLDALLKDKEALTKVLTYHVVPGKVMAADVKPGMVKTVEGKAFKVSTSGGKVMVDKATVTKTDIAADNGVIHVIDTVIMPN, from the coding sequence ATGAAACGACTCTTTCTCGCAGTCCCGTTTGCTCTGGCCCTCGGCTCGGTCCAGGCGGCCGATATCGTCGATACCGCCAAGTCGGCCGGCAGCTTCAATACGCTGGTCACCGCCGTGCAGGCGGCCGGCCTGGTCGACACCTTGAAAGGCCCGGGGCCGTTCACGGTGTTCGCGCCGACCGATGCGGCGTTTGCCAAGATTCCCAAGGCGAAGCTCGACGCCCTGCTGAAGGACAAGGAGGCCTTGACCAAGGTCCTGACTTACCATGTGGTGCCAGGCAAGGTGATGGCGGCCGACGTCAAGCCGGGCATGGTCAAGACGGTCGAGGGCAAGGCGTTCAAGGTCAGCACCAGCGGCGGCAAGGTCATGGTCGACAAGGCGACCGTCACGAAAACCGACATCGCGGCGGACAATGGCGTGATCCATGTGATCGATACGGTCATCATGCCGAACTAA
- a CDS encoding flagellar brake protein, protein MNTEQARELKPQEFEFETMNLQVGVRLQVMTHRHLKPAQYFSTLIGYLKDEYLIIKIPTENGAPIAMTEGDRLTIRVFSGVNVCSFACSVERVFARPLNYVHLSFPTSIQGTSLRGAMRVKAEIQARVFKAGNADAAIACTLANVSVTGARIDSPYPLPADSDVLTLATPPTNKEVPEQTLAAVRNMTVARPAPDKPDVYSYGVQFVDLDPVHYTLLQNMTYEALLADRLKIV, encoded by the coding sequence ATGAACACCGAACAAGCTCGCGAACTCAAGCCCCAGGAATTCGAGTTCGAGACCATGAACCTGCAGGTCGGCGTCCGGCTGCAGGTGATGACCCACCGGCACCTCAAGCCCGCCCAGTATTTCTCGACCCTGATCGGCTACCTCAAGGACGAGTACCTCATCATCAAGATCCCGACCGAAAATGGCGCGCCAATCGCGATGACGGAAGGCGACCGCCTGACGATCCGGGTGTTTTCGGGAGTGAACGTGTGCTCGTTCGCGTGCTCGGTGGAGCGGGTGTTCGCGCGGCCGCTGAACTACGTGCACCTGTCCTTCCCCACCTCGATCCAGGGCACCAGCCTGCGCGGCGCGATGCGGGTCAAGGCCGAGATTCAGGCGCGCGTGTTCAAGGCGGGCAATGCTGACGCTGCGATCGCCTGCACGCTGGCCAACGTCTCGGTGACCGGCGCCAGGATCGATTCGCCTTATCCGCTGCCGGCCGACAGCGACGTGCTCACGCTGGCGACGCCGCCCACCAACAAGGAGGTGCCGGAGCAGACCCTGGCCGCGGTCAGGAACATGACGGTGGCCAGGCCGGCGCCCGACAAGCCGGATGTCTACAGCTACGGCGTCCAGTTCGTCGACCTGGATCCGGTCCATTACACGCTGCTGCAGAACATGACCTACGAGGCGCTGTTGGCGGACCGGCTCAAGATCGTCTAG
- a CDS encoding S9 family peptidase — MNIRLSGLLPMAAAALVATSATAAPRGFTVEDLVNMERVGSPAVSPDASRVVYTVRSTDMKKNRGHTELWMLDLRTAGAAPQRLTNHASSSTEPEWSPSGDAIYFLSSRSGSSQVWRLPLAGGAAGEPVKVTDLPLDVESFRISPAGDRVAMSLSVFRDCADLACTKQRLDAKDKDKSSGKLYDRLFVRHWDTWKDGRNNVLFSAPLDSAGKAAGGPVALSGSLDGDVPSKPFGDREEFRFSPDGKTIVFAARIAGKTEAWSTNFDLYTVPAAGGAPRNLTADNPAWDTKGVFSPDGKTLAYLAMARPGFEADRYQVMLMDVASGAKRKLAADWDRSAGSLHWRADGKALIVDAEDLGQHRLFSVDVASGKVTALTDKGAVGAFDVRGNTFVYTQANLASGAQLFAMQPGGRPRQLTRLNTERLADVRWGEYEQFSFAGANGETVYGHVMKPWNAEPGKKYPIAFLVHGGPQGSFGNGWSYRWNPQVYAGAGYATVFIDFHGSTGYGQKFTDSISGDWGGKPLVDLQKGLDAAVKKFPWLDRERSCALGASYGGYMMNWIAGNWNDGFRCLVNHDGVFDSRGMAYSTEEQWFTDWENGGAYFATPDNHERFNPVHHVNKWKTPMLVIQGDLDFRIPTAQALGTFTALQRKGIDSQLLVFPDENHWVLKPANSVQWHHTVMNWLDRYLKR; from the coding sequence ATGAATATTCGTTTGTCGGGTTTGCTGCCAATGGCGGCGGCGGCCCTTGTCGCGACCAGCGCCACGGCGGCGCCGCGCGGCTTTACCGTGGAAGACCTGGTGAACATGGAACGGGTGGGCAGCCCGGCCGTGTCGCCCGACGCCAGCCGCGTCGTCTACACCGTGCGCAGCACGGATATGAAGAAGAACCGTGGCCACACCGAACTGTGGATGCTCGACCTGCGCACTGCCGGCGCGGCGCCGCAGCGCCTGACCAATCACGCTTCCAGCAGCACCGAACCGGAATGGTCGCCGTCCGGCGACGCCATCTATTTCCTGTCGTCCCGTTCCGGCTCGTCGCAAGTGTGGCGCCTTCCGCTGGCGGGCGGCGCGGCGGGCGAGCCGGTGAAGGTCACCGACCTCCCCCTCGACGTCGAGAGTTTCCGCATCTCGCCGGCAGGCGACCGCGTGGCGATGAGCCTGTCGGTCTTCCGCGACTGCGCGGATCTCGCCTGCACCAAACAGCGTCTCGACGCGAAGGACAAGGACAAGAGCAGCGGCAAGCTGTACGACCGCCTGTTCGTCCGTCATTGGGACACCTGGAAGGATGGACGCAACAACGTGCTGTTCTCGGCGCCGCTCGACAGCGCCGGCAAGGCGGCCGGCGGCCCGGTCGCGCTATCGGGCTCGCTCGACGGCGACGTGCCCTCGAAGCCCTTCGGCGACCGCGAAGAGTTCCGTTTCAGCCCCGACGGCAAGACTATCGTGTTCGCGGCCCGCATCGCCGGCAAGACCGAGGCCTGGTCGACCAACTTCGACCTGTATACCGTGCCGGCCGCGGGCGGCGCCCCGCGCAACCTCACGGCCGACAACCCGGCCTGGGATACCAAGGGCGTGTTTTCTCCTGACGGAAAAACCCTTGCCTACCTGGCGATGGCGCGTCCCGGCTTCGAGGCCGACCGCTATCAGGTGATGCTGATGGACGTGGCCAGCGGCGCCAAGCGCAAGCTGGCTGCCGACTGGGACCGCTCCGCCGGCAGCCTGCACTGGCGCGCCGACGGCAAGGCCCTGATCGTCGATGCCGAAGACCTGGGCCAGCACCGGCTGTTCTCGGTCGACGTCGCCAGCGGCAAGGTGACGGCGCTGACCGACAAGGGCGCGGTCGGCGCCTTCGACGTGCGCGGCAATACCTTCGTGTACACCCAGGCCAACCTGGCCTCCGGCGCGCAGCTGTTCGCCATGCAGCCCGGTGGCCGGCCAAGGCAGCTGACCCGGCTGAACACCGAGCGTTTGGCCGACGTGCGCTGGGGCGAGTACGAGCAGTTCAGCTTTGCCGGCGCCAACGGCGAGACGGTGTACGGGCACGTGATGAAACCCTGGAATGCCGAGCCGGGCAAGAAGTACCCGATCGCCTTCCTGGTGCACGGCGGGCCGCAGGGCAGCTTCGGCAACGGCTGGAGCTATCGCTGGAATCCGCAGGTGTATGCGGGCGCGGGCTATGCCACCGTGTTCATCGACTTCCATGGATCGACCGGCTACGGCCAGAAATTCACCGATTCGATCAGCGGCGACTGGGGCGGCAAGCCGCTGGTGGACCTGCAGAAGGGCCTGGACGCGGCCGTGAAGAAGTTCCCATGGCTCGACCGCGAACGCAGCTGCGCCCTCGGCGCTTCCTACGGCGGCTACATGATGAACTGGATCGCGGGGAACTGGAATGACGGCTTCCGCTGCCTGGTCAACCACGACGGCGTGTTCGACAGCCGCGGCATGGCCTACTCGACCGAGGAACAGTGGTTCACCGACTGGGAAAACGGCGGCGCCTATTTCGCGACGCCCGACAATCACGAGCGCTTCAATCCGGTCCACCACGTCAACAAGTGGAAGACGCCGATGCTGGTGATCCAGGGCGACCTCGATTTCCGCATCCCGACGGCGCAGGCGCTCGGTACTTTCACGGCGCTGCAGCGCAAGGGGATCGACAGCCAGCTGCTGGTGTTCCCGGACGAGAATCACTGGGTGCTCAAGCCGGCGAACTCGGTGCAGTGGCATCACACGGTGATGAACTGGCTGGATCGCTATCTGAAACGCTAG
- a CDS encoding pilin translates to MNIKQMQTKKAEGGFTLIELMIVVAIIGILAAVAIPAYQDYIAKGKAAAAYADIAAGKTGYEMAFVEGSATDAAGYLAKAGLASSTGNCKTIEATAPGSDGAAAAALTCTIANPGRIGTQDSVKITLARSADGIYTCKTVGFPSDDTKYTPAGCTAGTAE, encoded by the coding sequence ATGAACATCAAGCAAATGCAAACCAAGAAAGCTGAAGGCGGTTTCACCCTGATCGAACTGATGATCGTTGTCGCGATCATCGGTATCCTGGCTGCCGTGGCAATCCCGGCCTACCAGGACTACATCGCCAAGGGCAAGGCAGCTGCTGCCTATGCCGACATCGCTGCTGGTAAGACCGGCTACGAAATGGCCTTCGTCGAAGGCAGCGCAACCGATGCTGCTGGATACCTGGCGAAGGCTGGTCTCGCTAGCTCGACCGGCAACTGCAAGACGATCGAAGCAACCGCTCCTGGCTCCGATGGTGCGGCAGCCGCAGCCCTGACTTGCACCATTGCAAATCCTGGCCGTATCGGTACGCAAGACAGCGTGAAAATCACCCTGGCCCGCAGCGCAGACGGCATCTACACCTGCAAGACCGTCGGCTTCCCGTCTGACGACACCAAGTACACCCCGGCAGGCTGCACCGCTGGCACCGCCGAATAA